Sequence from the Cyanobacteria bacterium GSL.Bin1 genome:
CCTGAAACGATTGGTTAGGAATGTCTAAAACGAGATCAAGGAAAATATGTTGAACGTTTCCGGGGCGATCAGGGGTGTAGTGAGGTTTCGCCCCCGGAAGAATAAATGATTTGCGTCCGTTTTCTTCAGTATCAAAGAGGAAATAGTTATATTTCATCGCTAAGGTTCGACAGGTTGGGGTATTTCTCTCTAGGGTAGCGTTAGAACTTGATTCCTAGCTGTCCATTGATACCCCGCACCGAATGATAGCCAGCCCCGACGAAAATATTACCTGGTGGCTGCACTTGTAACCCACCAGAAATGGCAATGTCATCTTCTGCATCCGAATAAAAGCCAAGACCAAGATAGGGAGAAACAACGGGAAAGGAAACAAACTTGAGTAGATCAACCCCAGTTGCCCCATCTTCACGACCGCCGAGTTCAACGCCAAAATCAAACCAACGCGCGCCTATGGCATAACTAATCTCACTATCTTCAACACCAATCGACCCCCACGGCTGCGGCGTCACTTGACTCGCTGCTGGTTGAGGGTAGGAAATTGCCCCAAGGGTAGTCAAGCCCATGGTTGCTGTCAGAGAGAGAGAAAATTTTAGCGTCGCGTTCATAAACATTAAGGGATTAAGTATTGTTTACGATGACGCAGATTTTAAGAGTGAGGTTGCCTAATTTTTCACCGAACCTAGCGGAGGTTGGGAAATCTAAAAAGAAATGTATTCCTGATCCGCAAAATTAGCCCCAGGAGCAATTTCCTGGGGCCCACTTCATCACCTTAATCGTCCTCGGCAAAGATATAGCGACGTAACTCTTTTGGATCAGGTTCAGGGCTATTTTCAGCGTACTCTACTGCTTCGTCAATTTCAGTTTGCACCCTGTTTTCAATCTCAGACAGTTCTTGTTGAGTTGCCAATTCTTGTTCTACCAAGTAAGCACCTAATTTCTTGATTGGATCTCGAGCAAACCAAGTATCTTTTTCTTCTGAAGGACGAAGCTCATCGGGATCGGCAAGAGAGTGACCGCGAAAACGGTAAGTTAGTGCTTCAATTAAGGTAGGGCCTTCTCCGGCGCGCGCGCGAGCAATGGCTTCTTCGGCAACGGAATGTACGGCTAAAACGTCCATGCCATCGACTTCCACGCCTTCCATGCCAAAGACACTGGCTTTTTTATAAATTTCCGGTTGGGACGTCGCGCGATCGTGAGCCATACCAATTGCCCATTTGTTATTTTCGACCACAAACAAAATCGGTAAGTTCCATAAAGCAGCCATATTCAAGCATTCAAAGAACTGACCGTTATTAGTAGCACCATCGCCGAAAAAGCAAGCTGTCACTTGATCGGCATTGGGATCGCCCAGCACTTCCCGGCGATATTTGCTTTGAAACGCCACCCCAGTTGCAACTGGAATTCCCTCAGCAACAAACGCATATCCGCCTAATAAATTGTGAGGTTCCGAAAATAAGTGCATGGATCCGCCACGCCCTTTACTACAGCCGGTTTCCTTACCAAAGAGTTCTGCCATGACTTCTTTTGGCGGAACGCCAGCACTGAGAGCATGAACGTGGTCACGGTAGGTACTTGCAACATAGTCTTCGTCTTGGCGCATTGCTTTAATCACGCCAGTAGAAACAGCTTCTTGACCGTTATAAAGGTGAACAAAGCCAAACATTTTGCCGCGATAGTACATTTCGGCACACTTATCTTCAAATAAGCGCCCGAGGGTCATATCCTCATAG
This genomic interval carries:
- the pdhA gene encoding pyruvate dehydrogenase (acetyl-transferring) E1 component subunit alpha encodes the protein MVAERTLPTFQPQRAQINREQGLILYEDMTLGRLFEDKCAEMYYRGKMFGFVHLYNGQEAVSTGVIKAMRQDEDYVASTYRDHVHALSAGVPPKEVMAELFGKETGCSKGRGGSMHLFSEPHNLLGGYAFVAEGIPVATGVAFQSKYRREVLGDPNADQVTACFFGDGATNNGQFFECLNMAALWNLPILFVVENNKWAIGMAHDRATSQPEIYKKASVFGMEGVEVDGMDVLAVHSVAEEAIARARAGEGPTLIEALTYRFRGHSLADPDELRPSEEKDTWFARDPIKKLGAYLVEQELATQQELSEIENRVQTEIDEAVEYAENSPEPDPKELRRYIFAEDD